One window of the Cryptomeria japonica chromosome 7, Sugi_1.0, whole genome shotgun sequence genome contains the following:
- the LOC131039906 gene encoding RAN GTPase-activating protein 1-like, producing the protein MVPKKALNFCFKRSEAEALEVMSIVSTALEGCVLRSFSLKVDELGDESIRAFGQQISENARRIEIQTLVYFHRIRSFFHLLKGLRVCSSMTTSQEMMQQRHVQFLLKNEDFKFSSSNIGARGAKVLVGALSEGSRLKMLDLTDNMFGTKGGVALRQVTSRHLGLTEVFFGRMNLKDEG; encoded by the exons ATGGTACCCAAAAAAGCATTG AATTTTTGTTTCAAAAGATCTGAGGCTGAGGCACTTGAGGTTATGTCCATAGTTTCAACTGCTTTAGAAGGGTGCGTGCTGAGATCCTTCAGTCTTAAAGTAGATGAATTAGGAGATGAGAGCATCAGAGCTTTCGGGCAACAAATCTCAGAAAATGCTAGAAGAATTGAAATTCAGACACTTGTGTATTTCCATAGAATTAGAAGTTTCTTCCATCTCTTGAAAGGATTAAGAGTTTGCTCTTCCATGACGACGAGTCAGGAGATGATGCAGCAAAGACACGTTCAGTTCTTGTTAAAAAATGAGGATTTCAAATTCTCCTCAAGTAACATAGGTGCACGAGGTGCTAAAGTTTTAGTAGGAGCTTTGAGCGAAGGTAGCAGGTTGAAAATGCTCGATTTAACAGATAATATGTTTGGGACAAAAGGTGGGGTTGCTCTGAGGCAAGTCACCTCTCGACATCTAGGTCTTACAGAAGTTTTCTTTGGTCGTATGAATCTTAAGGATGAAGGGTAA